The window atcccacctgggctggtgatctctttcactatagataatatacatgctgttctcttgaaacatcccaccctcgccttctccaacagagtccaaaagtctgttctgtacatctgtgtctctttttctgttttgcatatagggttatcattaccatctttctaaattccatatatatgtgttagtatgctgtaatgttctttatctttctggcttacttcactctgtataatgggctccagtttcatccatctcattagaactgattcaaatgaattctttttaacggctgagtaatattccatggtgtatatgtaccacagcttccttatccattcatctgctgatgggcatctaggttgcttccatgtccctggctattataaacagtgctgtgatgaacattggggtgcacgtgtctctttcagatctggtttcctcagtgtgtatgcccagaagtgggattgctgggtcatatggcagttctatttccattttttaaagaaatctccacactgttctccatagtggctgtactagtttgcattcccaccaacagtgtaagagagttgaaagcatcaatttttcggcactcagctttcttcacagtccaactctcacatccatacatgaccactggaaaaaccatagccttgactagatggacctttgttgacaaagtaatgtctctgctttttaatacactgtctaagttggtcataactttccctccaaagagtaagcatcttttaatttcatggctgcaatcaccatctgcagtgatttggagcccagaagaataaggtcagccactgtttccactgtttccccatctatttcccataaagtgatgggaccggatgccatgatcctacttttctgaatgttgagctttaagccaactttttcactctcctctttcactttcagcaagaggcgctttagttcttcttcactttctgccataagggtggagttatctgcatatctgaggttattgatatttctcctggcaatcttgattccagcttgtgcttcttccagcccagcatttctcatgatgtactctgcatataagttaaataagcagggtgacaatatacagccttgacgtactccttttgctatttggaaccggcttgttgttccatgtccagttctaactgttgcttcttgacctgcacacaggtttctcaataggcaggtcagatggtctggtattcccatctccttcagaattttccagagtttattgtgatccacacagtcaaatgttttggcatatttgataaagcagaaatagatgtttttctggaactctcttgcttttatgatgatccagcggatgtaggcaacttgatctctggttcctctgccttttctaaaaccagcttgtgtggcaagaatacacagaagaattgtacaaaaaagatcttcacgacccagataatcacaatagtgtgatcactcacctagagccagacatcctggaatgtgaagtcaagtagaccttaggaagcatcactatgaacaaagctagtggaggtgatggaattccagttgagctatttcaaatcctgaaagatgatgctgtgaaagtgctgcactcaatatgtcagcaaatttggaaaactcagcagtggctggaaaaggtcagtcttcattccaatccccaaaaacggcaatgccaaagaatgctcaaactaccgcacaattgcactcatctcacacgctagtaaggtaatgctcaaaattctccaagccaggcttcaggaatacatgAAGTGTGaagtttcagatgttcaagccggttttagaagatgtctatatgttttatttaattttgaatttgatCCCTTATCTATTTCCAGCACTTTGGACTGTGAGCTTTGTTAGCCATGCTCTCCTCTGACCTCTGACTCCATGAGGGTTTGGCCACAAGAGAATGGGAGCACCCACCCAGCTGTATGGACAGAACAGAGGCACCCCCAGCATCTTCCTGATAATCTCTGGCTGAGGGTATTGGCAGATATTGGGCTTTCCTgctggttcaatggtaaagaatcttcatgccaaggcaggagacctgggttcaatccctgggttggaaaaattccctggagaaggaaatggcaggccaccccagtattcttgcctgggaaattccataaacagaggagccttggtgggctacagtccaccaagagttggggttgcaaagagttggacacaacttagagactaaacaacaacatatcatCAGGATATCATCAAGTCCGTCCCAAACATCAACCGACACTAGCAAAGCATGAGCAAGCCAGATACCCACACCTTCCCCTACCAATCCCAGGCAAAGACCCTCTTCTCAATCCTTGCCAATCTAGTCAACAAACTAcacttaatttcctttaagaaatcATCAGAAGATGGTCTCTGGTCACATCTTATACACCAAGGAAATTATTGGATTCTCCCCTGTTGACAGTACCACCATCAACTGTCTTGGTGGCCAGTGTGTTTCCAGGTGCCCAAGAAGCAGGAAAGATGTCCAGTGAAGGCAGAATGTTGGCAAAAAGGAAGCCAGGTAAATGTCCACTTATAGTGGAATGCAACCCCGAGTGACGGTTCacagtgacataaatcaaataaCAAGATCTCTTTACTGTGTTTTGTGTTGTGTTGATCACCTATTTAATTTCATCCCATTGCTGATAATCAAAGTCCCTGGGAATGGGCATCCTAAACTGTGCTTTCCTCTGACCAGGAGAGAGAGTGTCCAGGAATTCCCAGGAGACCCTGGCACAAGCCATGAGTTCAACCTGATGTTTAGACCCAGGCCTATGCACTCTATGGAGTCCAGGAGGGGCTGGACTCCAGGGACCTAAGCTCCTGAGTCAAGCGTGGAAACCCAGTTCATTCACTCACCACGGGAAAGGGGGCAGGACCCAAGAGGTTTCCTGACAGCCCCCAGGACAGGACTCAGTGAGCAGTAATTGCTCAGCAATGAAAGGATTAATCGATAATTGCATCTCCTGCAAGGGGTGGGGCAAAAGAGGGTGGGTCCTGCAGGGCGTGTCAAGGTGGGCATAGTATATAAAGCTGGGGTGTAGGACCCTGGCCTCAGATCTTCCTGCAGAGCCCCAAACGCAGGGAGCAGAGCAGCActgaggaactaagaccccagtCTACCATGGGTGAGTATGGGTCAGGGTGAAAGGCCTGGGCCAGAGGCTGGGGTTGTGGCCGAGGCCGCAGGCCTCCTGGGCACCCAGAGGAGGGCCCAGCTGTCCGAGAGGGCTTCCTGTGGTGGGGAGGACACTGCAGAGTCTGGGGGATGGAATTACCTTATCTGGACGAGATGAACAGAGAGCCGGCCCACCGCGGCCTCCTGCAAACATCAGGGTTGCTTCAGCCCTTGGATAGTGAGAGGACCTGGCGCCCAGGAGAGCCCGTCCTGCCTGCCTTCCCAGgctgggggccctggggctgAGATCAGGCCCATCGGAAGGATgtggacactgaggcccagataggtgccagggctggggtggggggagtagaGTCAGGCTGGCACCAGGGGCGGCCAGGCCGGACGCCACACGCTTAGCCCTGCGCCGGCCTCTGCCAGCAAGCGTGAGCCCCCCCACCCGCTCACCAGGGCCTGAGCCAGGCCGGGGGAGGCGTGCTGGGGACCGTCTGGAGGTGGGCTTCGTCTGACCCTCCTTCTCCCCCAACGGTTCTCAGGACCCGCAAAGAGGCAGCGGCGGCAGCGCACGGTGTTCAACAAAGAACAGTTACACGTGCTCGAGGAACACTTCATAAACGACCAGTACCCGAGCTACCGGGCCCGCGAGGACCTGGCGGCCCGGCTCAACCTGGAGGAGTACAAAGTGCAGGTCAGATCCCACCCGCCCCCCGTCCCCACAGCCGTCCCAGGACCAGCTCCCACCTTGGCACTTACCACGCGCCACATCCGGGGGCCAGCTTTCCGCCCCTCCGAGGTCCAAGGGGCCCGAGCACGCCCCTGGGTCACTCAGGAAGCAAGGGCTCTCCCGGGGTCTGGATCTCAGGGCCTCGGGGAACCCAGGGAGCCCCTCTGGCAGACCCCTTTCCTGGCGCTCGAGCTCCTGAGTGACCAAGGCCGGCCACTCCCGCCCTCTTCCGGTCTCCTCTGCGGCCTCCTGAAAACTCCAGGAGCCTCTAATTGGGTCTGGGGGACCGAGAGAGCCGCGCGCGAGGCCGGCTTCCGCTCCAACTGCGGGCAGCCTCCGACCCACCCCCGGCGGCCGCAAATGTGCAAGGACCCTCCTCTGATGCCTCCTCCCCGGCCCCTCTGTCTCCCCAGGTGTGGTTCAAGAACCGCCGGGCCAAAAACGCTCGGCTGAAGCGACTGACCCAGGGGCCTGGCCAGGGTCCCCGCAGCGTTCCCACCGACGGCGGAGTCCCCGACGCCCCCGCTCCCGGGACTGCCTCTACCCCTGCAGCCGCGGCtgcagactctgcgaccccagaggGCTCGGGTTTCCGCAGCCCCTctccgcccagccccgccggcaTGCTCAGCACACCAGCGCCCGGCGGCGTCCCCAGCCAAGGCCGGGCCGGGTGCACCCCGGCGCAGGGCGCCCAGGAGGACTTCCCTACGGCAGCTCCAGCCTCGACCCCAGGTCCAACTTCAGCCCCGACTCCAGACTGGGTTCAGGACCCCTGCGCCGCCTCGGACTCCTGGCCAGACTCtgttgtcatctttgatttcacaGACCTCTTCCCGCTGCAAGAACCCTCCCACGAACCTCCCTCCGTCTTGGTCTCAGAGTACCAAAAGGGAGATGACTCTGCGAATGACTCGAGCCCCCGGCAGTTTCTGAATTTATAGAACCATCTGTCCCAGCAAAGTCCTGCAGACCCAGGCCTGCGCGTGGCGTGTAGAAACCCCGGCGGCTTGGCCAATCACCAGGAAACCGCTAAGTCACTGTCGGGAGGGACGCACCTCCGTGTATCCAGCCTGCGGAGGGGCGTTTGTGTTCACTGTGGAGCGGCCCTCGGGGGTCGCGCTGCTCCGAGTGTCCCCGCCACTCTTATTTAGGGCGCACGCGGGCAGTTCAGCTGGTTCCTAGCCGGCCATGGAACTGCTGCTCCCGGTGTGCGCTCGGCTTTGGTGGGTGCCGCCCGGAGGAGCTTGACCAGCCTCGATCGCCCAGCACTCCTGCTGATCCTCAGGGACATTTAGGATGTGCACCTTTGTGATGTTTGCTCATCTGCTTTCTGGCGACTTCTCTGTGATTTTTCATATTGATTCCCTGATGGGAGAGAAGCTGAGCTCTACTCGTGTTTATTAGGCATTAGGAATACTTGCAGAGTGccctttattttttgaaattttttgttaagttttcttaatttgtttgAATTTATCGTTTTATCCCTTTTGGTAAATAAAGTGTTGCAAACATTTCTTTTCCCACTCGTGTTTTTTGGAAGTAGAATTTCCTGATTTTCCTGTCTATTTCTGTGCCTCTCCTTATCTGTTGTGATCAGCCAGTGTGTACACTGATATgctataaaacaaaatgaatttattaataaaGACTTAACCCTCAGAAGCCTCATTCTCAAGCTgacataaaaattcagaaaacctGACACTCAATGTCAGCTTGCCTTATCACAGACTGAAAATAGTTCACTGGGGGCATCAGTCCTGGGTCCTTGGTCTACTACTTTCAACCCACCTCAGGTTTGGGCATCAGGGGACTGGGGAGGACTCTGTTTTAACTATTCCCTTTTACAGTTAATGCTCTGTCTTTAGTCTTTCTTGTTTGAGAAATCTTTCATTATCATAAGAAAGATATTGGTCATAAACATATTGTATTCTCTGAAATCTCCCATGTTTAGGTCTTAGTGacagtgttaattgctcagttccgtccgacactttgcgactccatggactgtagcccgccaggctctgtttTGGGAGCCAAGACAGAGGAGATGGCTCTGGAAATGggatctcctaggcaagaatacttgaatgggtagcccttcccttcttcaggggatcttcctgacccagggatcgaccctgtgtctcctgcactgtgggcagatgaccatctgagccactttggGTCTTAAGACTTCTAGaattgattgtgtgtgtgtggtgtgaggtagggattcCTTTCTCATTTATCCTCATGAATTTACAGCTGTCAGTGTATGAGAGACTGGTTAACTTGTCATAAGTCAAAGATCCATTCCCTGCGTGGATTCAGTACCTACAAAGTCTGCATTCGGGATTGATGGTCCGGTATCCTTGCACCATCTGCTCCTTTGTCTCCAGTTTCTCTGCTGTCTTCTGTGACCATCTTGGCTCTGGGGTCTCCCCACAGCTGGTCCTCTGACCCTGTCCTGGTCCCCTGACCCTGTCCTGGTCCCATTTAGCAAATGCTCCAATGCTCGTAAGCCAGGGACGCCTCAGCTGAGCAGAGAGAGAATTAAATCAgattggagggagggaagggaggcacATGACAGGTAACAGACATGGCAAGGGTGGGCAGTCCTGGGGGCTACCAGGACATAGTAGCAGCTGCTCCTGCTTGTCTAACAGAACCTGCTGGGAAAAATACAGAAGCATACTGAGGAAACAGGAGCAGAGAAAGGAAACCGAGAGGGAGAAGCactgggactgccctggtggtccagtggctaagaatctgctttccaatgcacaGGACTCAGGtgtgatccctgatcagagaactaagatctcacatgctgcgcAGCACGAAGTCCATGCCTGCATCAACTAGAGACAGCCTGTATagagcaaggaagacccaacgcagccaaaataagtcaaataaaaaatacattaccATAGCAAAATAGATGGgttcccctgatagctcagttggtaaagaatccgcctacaacacaggagatgctggtttggttcctgggttgggaagatcccctgaagaaggaacaggctaccccactccagtattcttgggcttcccttgtggttcagctggtaaagaatctgctggcaatgcgggacacctgggttcaatccctgggttaggaaggtcccctggaaaagggacatgctgaccactccagtattctggcctggagaatgccatgaactgtacagtccatggggtcacaaagagtcggacacgactgagtgactttcacttcactatgtaaaatagacagtcaGCGTGACTTTGTTGTATGacacagggcacccaaagctggtgctctgtgacatcctggagggatggggtggggagggaggtgggaccagggttcaggatggagcagacacatgtatgcctatggccgattcatactgatgtatggcaaaaaccatcacaatattgtaaagtaattatactccaattattaaaaaaaaaaaaacttgtacatgaacaTTTGTAGCAGCATTAGTCATAAgagccaaaagatggaaacatcTCAGGTGTCCACCAactgaagaataaacaaaatgtggtacatttCTACAGCAGAATATTATTgcaccataaaaaggaatgaagcactgacTTGAAAACAAACATGCCAAGTGAAAGACACCAGACACAAGAGagcacatattgtatgattccatctcTATGAAATATGCAGAACAGGCAAGTCTGTAGAGACACAAAGTGGATTTAtggctgcccagggctggggggaAGGGACAATTGGGACAGACTGCTTCACAGGTTTCCGATTTCTTAACAAAGTGGTGAAACGTTCTAGAACCAGACAGTGGTGATAGTTGCATAATGCTGCGTTGCTGTGCCACACTGCTTCAGTTgggtttaactctttgtgaccccacggactgtagcccaccaggctccctgagattctccaggcaagaatactggactgggttgccatgccctcctccaggggatcttcctgacctgggattgaacttgcacctcTTATATCTCCAGcgtcagcaggcaggttctttaccactagcgtcacctgggaaactCTATATTGCATAACATTGAGAATGCACAAAATATCACTGAATCAACTGTACACTTTAAGATGGTTCAAATGGTAAATATTATGTTTTGTGTATCGTACCTTGATTTTAAAAAACGGCATGAGGACAGACACTAAAGATGGGTGTGCTGACAGGGTGGCTTTCTCCTATTTCTTGTTTTGAACAAAGATGTGACGTCTGGAACTGCAATGGCCATCTTGCCACCATGAGGCAAAATCCAAGCAGATTCAACAAGCtaaagaaaggagagaatgaaaaaacagaaaatttctgAGACCTTGATTACACTGTTGAGCTGACTGCCAACCACAAGACTCCTTAACAATAAATGTCcttgaagctaaaaaaaaaaaaaaaaagatgggaggAGCTGCCTGTCACAAGGTACCGCAAAGTGTAGTTGCTAAGGACTGGCTGAAAGGAGAGGAGGATGCAGTTTTCTCCCTGGATGGAAAGAAATGAGGGAAGTCAGACAGCCATAAAAAGCAGTTCTCTACAGTCTTATGGTGGCcaaggtgggggttggggaagggaTGGACTAGGAGtctggggttcagttcagttcagttcagtcactcagtcgtgtccaactctttgcaaccccatgaatcacaccatgccaggcctccctgtccatcaccaactcctggagtccatccaaacccatgtccatcaagtcagtgatgtcattcagccacatcatcctctgtcatccccttctcctcctgcccccaatccctcccagcatcagggtgtttcccaatgagtcagctctttgcatgaggtgaccaaagtattggagtttcagcttcagcatcagtccttccaatgaacacccaggaccgatctcctttaggatggactgcttggatctccttgcagttcaagggactctcaagagtcttctccaacaccacagttcaaaagcatcgattcttcagtgctcagctttcttcacagtccaactctcacatccatacatgaccactggagaaaatcatagccttgactagacagacctttgttggcaaagtaatgtctctgttttttaatatgctatctaggttggtcataactttccttccaaaaagtaagcatcttttaatttcatggctgcaatcaccatctgcagtgattttggaggccccaaaaatatagtcagccactgtttccactgtttccccatctatttcccatgaggtgatgggactagatgccatgctcttagttttctgaatgttgagctttaagccaactttttcactctcctctttcactttcagcaagaggctttttagttcctcttcactttctgccataagggtggtgtcacctgaatatctgaggttattgatatttctcccagaaatcttgattccagcttgtgcttcctccagcccagcgtttctcatgatgtactctgcatataagttaaataagcNNNNNNNNNNNNNNNNNNNNNNNNNNNNNNNNNNNNNNNNNNNNNNNNNNNNNNNNNNNNNNNNNNNNNNNNNNNNNNNNNNNNNNNNNNNNNNNNNNNNATTTTtatcttctgagtcaccagggaagcccgccagTAACATAAGGAGACTCACTATTTCTTCCCACAATTCAAAttgccattgttttctttttagtttaataAGGCCATGGTGGGAGTCTGGCATCAACCTTTCACTATCAGTGTAGTGTAACTCTGAAGTGGAATGTaccataaatttttaaatagaagtatgaatagaatgccagccttccaattaaaaaaaatagatttgcaACTAGCAACAAAGGTTTAGCATATATCACCaagaactatagtcaatatcttgtaataacctaaaatggagaATGATCTGGAAAATaccgtgtgtatatatataactgaatcacctcaCTGTGCACccgaaacactgtaagtcaactaactttaatcaaatatatatattatgaaagttagaaaattaaacctgcaaaatagataaattttcaaatgaaaagaaagaaagtgaagtcgcttagtcatgtccgactctttttgaccccttggactgtacccTGGCAGgtccccatccatgggattttgcaggcaggaataccggaatgcattgccatttccttctccaaatagtaCAGGCCAACTGCAGCATACTCCTTGATTGTCTGTGTACTCAGTTGCACATTCCAACTCTGCCTACAGTGTATTCACATGGGAACTCTGAAGCTGCCTAAAAGAGTCTCAGTTGAGATGGTGGGTTTGTGGAAGGTCCCTGGAAGGAAGTCAGAGGCTGAGTCCCAGGACttccccacccctcactcccCAGCTCAGCGCAGGAGCCCTTCCAGGTTTCACCAGCATCCCAgagcccccacctcaccccccaccGAGTTTCTAGGGCTCAAGTGAGACATGGGTCCCAGGAGACCCGAGAGGACCCGCCTTCAGGGTTTGGGATCTTCTGGCCCAGACTCAGCCCTGGAAGTGAGAGATTTGCCAGTGACAGCTTGGGCTGATTCTCTTCCCGTCAGTATCCCTGGTCCCTCCAGCTGCCCAAAACCTGAGGTTCCCGTGAACTGGGGGAAGGTGGGTGTCCTGTGCCCTCCTgctgtcccctccctgccctccacaaCCAGCCAAGGCAGAGAAGCACAGAGGATGGAAGGCATGTCTGCTGTTCTGAGCGCCCagctgcccccgcccccgccccgtaCAGATGAGGAGACCACAGGGCCCTAGAGGACAAACAGGATTTGGTCCCTGGGGGTCTGCCGCCACCCCTCGGGATTCCCACAGCTGTGGACCCAGGCAAGGGGGCGACCCCTCCAGGGACCCGGCTCCGATGTCTCCAGGCAGGGCTCAGAAGTAATCTCAGCCCACATCTGATATCTCACCTCGTTCGGCCTGGTCTGAGCCCCTGCTCCAGGAACCCAGGTTCTCGTCCTGAGTCAGCCGTCACAGCCTGGGTCCAAGTAGGACTCAGAACTTGATTTTCCCAGTCCCCTCCAGAAATGGAATTTCCTTCTGATCTTCAGTAAGTTCATAAATTATTGCAGAGCACCTACTCTGAAGCAGGCATTGGTGTCACACAGCAGAAATACACCTAAGACCCAGGTAAACCCATTTCTGTAGGTGGTTGAAGAACTCAGACTCAGCAGAAGGTAGGCATCAAATGCTAGCattcaattatttctttaaaagcagaaatatgaGAATAACTGGGGTACATGTCTACATtgtgaacattcaaaaaaatgaagatcatgacatctggtcccagcacttaaaggcagaaagaggaaaattaggggaaaaaatggaaacagtggcagtaGCAACACAGAAGCCCAGCCTGTCTTCACTTCTAGTGATCCTGACATTTCGTGGTGAAAGACTTCTTGGGCGGTTTAGTTCTAAGCCAGGAGAGACATCACACACAGACAGCTCAAtgagcaactaagacctggagcttGATCTTCACCCCATTTGCCAGCTCACTTCACACCGGGGTCCTCATGGTGTTATGCTCTTCATCCCTCCGCTTGGGTGAGCCAAGCCACATGGTGACCCAGCTGATAACTTAAAAGGGACAAGATTCTCAAATCCTTGGCTTTGGTGACAAgaagcaaaaaagacaaaatgtgcAAATATCAATGGATTCACACAACACATGCAAAGCCTCTTTGGAGCTAGTGTTCTCTCTGCAGCCCCTCAGTGATCTGGAGTGGAATATCCAGTAGAATTCTCGGTGAGGTCGGGACTTTTTAAACATCTGCTCTGTCCAGCACCATGGCACCTGGCCACATGAcactactgagcacttgaaatgtggtggGTGTGACTGAAGAACCTAAAGCTTTACTTCATACACGTGTAGAGTCAGTGTCTGCACCGCGTGGCTGGGTAAGCACTTTACCAGCCAGTGCAGGTCCAGACTGAGAGGGATCTTGTCCTGTTTCTAGCCCTGGAACCCCAGCAGCCTCAGTGCACATGCCTGGGAAGAGATTGAGGGAGCtagcttccttgatggctcagtggtaaagaatccacctgccattgcaagagacatgagagatgag of the Cervus canadensis isolate Bull #8, Minnesota chromosome 18, ASM1932006v1, whole genome shotgun sequence genome contains:
- the LOC122421223 gene encoding cone-rod homeobox protein-like, whose product is MGQGERPGPEAGVVAEAAGLLGTQRRAQLSERASCGPAKRQRRQRTVFNKEQLHVLEEHFINDQYPSYRAREDLAARLNLEEYKVQVWFKNRRAKNARLKRLTQGPGQGPRSVPTDGGVPDAPAPGTASTPAAAAADSATPEGSGFRSPSPPSPAGMLSTPAPGGVPSQGRAGCTPAQGAQEDFPTAAPASTPGPTSAPTPDWVQDPCAASDSWPDSVVIFDFTDLFPLQEPSHEPPSVLVSEYQKGDDSANDSSPRQFLNL